The following are encoded in a window of Shewanella psychrotolerans genomic DNA:
- a CDS encoding patatin-like phospholipase family protein, whose protein sequence is MDREISGINRTTPALVLEGGGLRAIYTAGVLDAFLEANVHFEYQVGVSAGAIYPASYLSLQHGRNLKIQQNYLADKRYMGFKYFLRDGNYVNTDFTYRRMAHELLPYDFETFQRSNAEFKVGAFNCLTGETEFFGKGDFAEHDQFLEVLIASSSLPFISTPTMLNNMPYLDGGIAEPIPLAQARADGYQRQVVILTQEPNYRKSAFKFKWLAQRVYRRYPKVAAAILARHQVYNDALTDLASAQAAGTALVLQPETSLGLSRLERDVSKVEAVYHRGVSDGKAFLPKLQAFLGQ, encoded by the coding sequence ATGGATCGTGAGATAAGTGGTATTAATAGAACAACACCAGCTTTAGTGCTTGAGGGCGGTGGGCTTCGTGCCATCTATACTGCAGGTGTGCTTGATGCTTTCCTTGAGGCTAATGTTCACTTTGAATATCAAGTGGGTGTTTCTGCTGGCGCTATTTACCCCGCATCTTATTTATCACTTCAACATGGACGCAATCTAAAAATTCAGCAGAACTATCTTGCCGACAAGCGTTATATGGGATTTAAGTATTTCTTGCGTGACGGCAACTATGTTAATACCGACTTTACCTACCGGCGTATGGCCCATGAACTGTTACCTTACGATTTTGAGACTTTTCAACGTAGTAATGCTGAGTTTAAGGTAGGCGCCTTTAATTGCTTAACGGGTGAGACTGAATTTTTTGGTAAGGGTGATTTTGCCGAACACGATCAGTTTTTGGAGGTTCTTATCGCCTCAAGTAGTTTGCCGTTTATCTCCACGCCCACAATGCTAAACAATATGCCTTACCTAGATGGGGGGATTGCTGAACCTATTCCTTTAGCGCAAGCGCGAGCTGATGGGTATCAACGCCAGGTGGTTATTTTGACCCAAGAGCCTAATTATCGAAAATCAGCCTTTAAATTTAAGTGGTTAGCACAGCGCGTTTACCGTCGTTACCCCAAAGTCGCTGCGGCGATATTAGCCCGTCATCAAGTTTATAACGACGCACTAACTGACTTAGCCTCCGCTCAGGCAGCGGGCACTGCGCTGGTTTTACAGCCCGAAACGTCTTTGGGGCTATCGCGTTTAGAGCGTGATGTGTCCAAAGTCGAGGCGGTATATCATCGCGGTGTATCAGATGGCAAAGCTTTCTTGCCAAAGCTTCAAGCGTTTCTTGGCCAATAG
- a CDS encoding DUF2461 domain-containing protein, whose translation MKVVTKNVPAAIFTPDTFAFLAQLEANNHRDWFKSNQADYEAKVRTPALQFIETMAPHIQQLSPRLTAVAKKVGGSLMRPQRDARFSKDKTPYKTNVGIQFRHFQGKDVHAPGFYLHIANDGCFIGAGIWHPDGKALNQIRSCIVDNPNAYKQALKQLMDAGFALEGDSLIRPPKGLDKDHPMISELKRKDFIAIKAISTEQLLGNDFALWCSEQFSQANKLMGYLCFALDLDY comes from the coding sequence ATGAAAGTGGTTACCAAAAACGTACCAGCAGCTATATTTACCCCCGACACCTTCGCCTTCTTGGCCCAGCTCGAAGCCAACAACCACCGCGACTGGTTTAAAAGCAATCAAGCTGACTATGAAGCTAAGGTACGCACGCCTGCGCTACAATTTATTGAGACAATGGCGCCGCATATTCAGCAGCTCTCACCTCGTCTAACTGCGGTGGCAAAAAAGGTGGGTGGCAGCCTAATGCGTCCCCAGCGTGATGCTCGCTTTAGCAAAGACAAAACCCCCTATAAAACGAATGTCGGTATTCAGTTTCGTCACTTCCAAGGCAAGGACGTACATGCACCTGGTTTTTACCTGCATATTGCAAACGACGGCTGCTTTATCGGTGCTGGCATTTGGCATCCCGACGGTAAGGCGTTAAACCAGATTCGCAGCTGTATCGTTGACAACCCCAATGCCTATAAACAAGCTTTAAAACAACTGATGGATGCAGGTTTCGCCCTAGAGGGAGACAGCTTAATCAGGCCGCCTAAAGGACTTGATAAAGACCATCCAATGATTAGTGAGCTTAAGCGCAAAGACTTTATCGCCATCAAGGCCATCAGCACAGAGCAACTACTTGGCAACGACTTTGCTCTCTGGTGTAGCGAGCAATTTAGCCAAGCTAACAAGCTCATGGGTTATCTTTGCTTTGCATTGGATTTAGATTATTAA
- a CDS encoding SPFH domain-containing protein, translating into MNKQLTIKTIIKPLTVLISVGLFSALLSGCTNPNTPAGEEGYVFEKPRIFGSGGYRGSLIGPSNYGVSLWRNEIINIDMRPNTYTENFKILANDDLNISFNFHAVIAIKSGSVREVVEQYGAENWYIRFVRETFRTYVRDEVQRYDSVALKENRSKIAESVEIKLKNYLKTSPFQLRNVVVGNINYPEIVAIAVEKKLAAQQLLSEKETQKEIAQKDAEIRIEEAKGIAEAQKIINTTLTPNYLQHEAINAQLKMADSPNHTTVYIPVGTNGIPLIKGAK; encoded by the coding sequence ATGAACAAACAATTAACGATTAAAACAATCATAAAACCACTAACGGTATTAATTAGTGTCGGTCTCTTCAGCGCCTTACTATCTGGCTGTACCAACCCAAACACCCCAGCAGGTGAAGAAGGTTATGTATTCGAAAAACCGAGAATTTTTGGTTCTGGTGGATATCGCGGCAGTCTGATTGGACCTAGCAACTATGGGGTATCATTATGGCGTAACGAAATTATTAATATCGATATGCGGCCAAATACCTACACCGAAAACTTCAAGATACTGGCCAATGATGATCTCAACATCAGTTTCAATTTTCATGCAGTCATCGCTATCAAATCAGGCTCAGTCAGAGAAGTGGTTGAACAATATGGCGCAGAAAACTGGTACATCCGCTTTGTGCGTGAAACCTTCAGAACCTATGTCCGCGATGAAGTGCAGCGCTATGATAGTGTTGCCCTGAAAGAAAACCGTTCAAAAATCGCTGAATCGGTCGAGATAAAACTCAAAAACTACCTTAAAACATCACCGTTTCAGCTCAGAAACGTAGTAGTAGGCAATATCAACTATCCAGAGATTGTGGCGATTGCGGTGGAGAAAAAACTTGCCGCGCAGCAGCTGCTCTCTGAGAAAGAAACCCAAAAAGAGATCGCGCAAAAAGATGCCGAGATCCGCATTGAAGAAGCCAAAGGTATCGCCGAGGCACAAAAGATTATCAACACCACCTTAACCCCGAATTACCTGCAACATGAAGCCATTAATGCCCAATTAAAAATGGCTGATTCGCCCAATCATACAACGGTATATATCCCTGTTGGAACCAACGGTATTCCGCTGATTAAAGGCGCGAAATAG
- a CDS encoding YaiI/YqxD family protein, translated as MKIWVDADACPGVIKEMLFRAADRAEIEVTLVANHAMRIPPSRFINLVTVSSGFDVADDEIVKRLDAGDLVITADIPLASEVIDKGGFALNPRGELYTTQNIKSILNMRDFMDTMRASGVQTGGPAAIGQSEKQAFGNQLDRFITKHHKR; from the coding sequence ATGAAAATTTGGGTCGATGCCGATGCATGTCCTGGGGTGATAAAGGAGATGCTATTTCGCGCCGCCGATCGCGCCGAAATTGAGGTCACGTTAGTGGCTAACCATGCAATGCGCATCCCGCCGTCACGTTTCATCAATTTAGTGACAGTATCATCAGGTTTCGATGTGGCCGATGATGAGATTGTTAAACGTCTCGATGCCGGAGATTTAGTGATAACAGCCGATATTCCGCTGGCGTCAGAGGTGATAGATAAGGGGGGCTTTGCGTTAAACCCAAGAGGTGAGTTATATACCACGCAAAATATCAAATCTATCCTAAATATGCGTGACTTTATGGACACCATGCGCGCCAGTGGTGTGCAAACAGGTGGGCCCGCAGCGATAGGCCAAAGTGAGAAACAAGCCTTTGGTAATCAGTTGGATAGGTTTATTACTAAACATCACAAGCGTTAA
- a CDS encoding glutathione S-transferase, whose protein sequence is MKLYELAMTPSARRVNIFLNELGIELARESLNLRAGDNLSDEFKAISINGRIPVLELDDGQTLCESMAICRYFDELNPAEHSLFGNTPLEKAQVEMWQRICELQGLFVAFQAFRNITKIYQDRERCVEAWGEESRQRVIEFLPTLEKQLSKQPYVAGEHFSVADITAYVMMSFIKNLEITPSDEQPHIKAWLNKMEQRPSIIAVNG, encoded by the coding sequence ATGAAACTGTACGAATTAGCCATGACCCCAAGTGCAAGACGCGTCAATATTTTCCTCAATGAGCTGGGAATTGAACTTGCTCGTGAAAGTCTCAACCTTCGTGCTGGTGATAACCTCAGCGATGAATTTAAAGCTATCAGTATCAATGGCCGCATTCCAGTACTTGAGCTTGATGATGGGCAAACCTTATGTGAATCCATGGCAATATGCCGCTACTTTGACGAACTCAATCCAGCGGAGCATTCGCTATTTGGCAATACCCCTCTGGAAAAGGCACAGGTTGAAATGTGGCAGCGGATCTGTGAACTGCAAGGCTTATTCGTCGCGTTTCAGGCATTTAGAAATATCACTAAGATTTACCAAGATCGTGAGCGCTGCGTCGAAGCTTGGGGAGAAGAGTCTCGCCAACGTGTTATCGAATTTCTACCCACACTAGAGAAACAGCTCAGCAAGCAGCCCTATGTCGCTGGAGAACACTTTTCGGTCGCTGACATTACCGCCTATGTAATGATGAGCTTCATCAAGAATCTTGAGATAACCCCAAGCGACGAGCAACCCCATATCAAAGCCTGGTTAAACAAGATGGAACAACGCCCCTCCATCATCGCAGTCAACGGCTAA